The Cataglyphis hispanica isolate Lineage 1 chromosome 5, ULB_Chis1_1.0, whole genome shotgun sequence genome has a segment encoding these proteins:
- the LOC126849696 gene encoding syntaxin-17, which produces MSALSENITIKQPIRRLEIQINNFNVAIPHHVDLLKQHKNNIKKYQNQHDWERIRKEHINVSRIIKQLKELLYQMETLRAQVLDVDIDKFDKLTTHARTSIMCAIQEYLNMELDVSKLPSTSGNENQKTESPFEDNDIQLQIEREDLQHQQTCLHAWNCLQEEIQQLHELFAEFNKIVHHQKEMVDNMEENIEETEINVNEGTRYLEVASKYKVAAYPIAGAMIGTCIGGPIGLLAGMKIGGLAALSCGILGFTGGSLLKKKQIESQKLEICANDSAINLKNVRKSVSCPDNLKENKKHL; this is translated from the exons ATGTCAGCCTTATCAGAGAATATTACAATCAAGCAACCCATAAGACGTTTAgagattcaaattaataacttcAACGTTGCTATTCCACACCATGTAGATTTATTGAAACAACACaagaacaatattaaaaaa TATCAAAATCAACATGATTGGGAACGGATACGGAAAGAACATATAAATGTCTCCcgtattattaaacaattgaaGGAGTTATTGTATCAAATGGAAACTCTCAGAGCACAAGTTCTTGATGTTgacattgataaatttgataaactgACGACACATGCACGGACTAGTATTATGTGTGCAATTCAGGAATATTtaa ATATGGAATTAGATGTATCAAAATTGCCTTCCACATCAGGGAATGAAAATCAAAAGACAGAATCTCCATTTGAGGATAACGACATACAATTGCAAATAGAACGAGAAGATTTACAACATCAGCAAACATGTCTACATGCCTGGAATTGTTTGCAAGAGGAAATACAACAATTACATGAGCTCTTTgccgaatttaataaaatcgtacat cATCAGAAAGAAATGGTAGACAATatggaagaaaatattgaagaaactgaaataaatgtaaatgaagGCACAAGATATCTAGAGGTAGCCTCTAAATATAAAGTAGCTGCATATCCTATAGCAGGTGCTATGATAGGCACATGTATTGGAGGACCAATAGGTTTATTAGCTGGAATGAAAATTGGTGGTCTTGCTGCTCTAAGTTGTGGAATTTTAG GTTTTACAGGGggatcattattaaaaaagaaacagatagAATCACAAAAACTAGAAATATGTGCAAATGATTCAGCAATTAATCTCAAAAATGTTAGGAAATCTGTCTCTTGTcctgataatttaaaagaaaataaaaaacatttgtgA